One Candidatus Methylomirabilota bacterium DNA segment encodes these proteins:
- a CDS encoding malate synthase codes for SVADAMAWDPEFVNPNIDAIVMTYGYMRNYEDRVRRAVNTPDQQGHCALWQGGMEPNIPVGSERGVENGMKRAVAGAEREQREGASGKWVAHWKMVHIVRPVWEKAGQDNQLGRQFPSLTYTAADADGLVLLEPAPRTVRGTRDLLSVALQYGNAFGQGFQAAALKPADFFGNDDVLYLMEDMATGEIRLSILWEWLQKAAAFSEADDATGIARGDAFGPELFERLLREEYAKLLAASNRDVHDNSKATTLPIAREIVRTYVGASSKPPWYIDLLNINLDNHDLANARQRIGPYMDAFAKDGTRITGNLDFEP; via the coding sequence AGCGTCGCGGACGCGATGGCGTGGGATCCGGAGTTCGTCAATCCGAACATCGACGCCATCGTCATGACCTACGGGTACATGCGGAACTACGAGGACCGCGTCCGGCGCGCAGTCAACACACCCGACCAGCAGGGCCACTGCGCGCTGTGGCAGGGCGGCATGGAGCCCAACATCCCGGTGGGCTCGGAGCGGGGCGTCGAGAACGGGATGAAGCGGGCCGTTGCCGGCGCCGAACGCGAGCAGCGTGAAGGTGCCTCCGGCAAGTGGGTCGCCCACTGGAAGATGGTGCACATCGTCAGGCCCGTCTGGGAGAAGGCGGGGCAAGACAACCAGCTCGGCAGGCAATTCCCCTCGTTGACCTACACCGCGGCCGATGCAGACGGCCTCGTCCTGCTCGAGCCGGCGCCGCGCACCGTCCGGGGCACGCGCGATCTGCTCAGCGTGGCCTTGCAGTACGGCAACGCCTTCGGCCAGGGGTTCCAGGCCGCGGCGCTCAAGCCCGCCGATTTCTTCGGCAACGACGACGTGCTGTACCTCATGGAGGACATGGCAACCGGAGAGATCCGCCTGAGCATCCTCTGGGAGTGGCTGCAGAAGGCGGCTGCCTTCTCCGAGGCCGACGACGCGACCGGCATCGCGAGAGGCGACGCCTTCGGCCCCGAGCTGTTCGAGCGCCTGCTCCGGGAGGAGTACGCCAAACTGCTGGCCGCGAGCAATCGGGACGTGCACGACAACTCCAAGGCGACGACCCTTCCCATCGCTCGCGAGATCGTGAGGACCTACGTCGGCGCCTCGAGCAAACCGCCCTGGTACATCGACCTCCTCAACATCAACCTGGACAACCACGACCTGGCGAACGCTAGACAGCGGATCGGGCCATACATGGACGCCTTTGCCAAGGACGGTACCCGCATCACCGGTAACCTGGATTTCGAACCATGA